From Natronocella acetinitrilica:
ATCTCATCTGGCCGGTTGCTCGATCACTCCCTCGCTAGCCTGAAACGGGTTGGTGTGGCGCTGCTCTATGCGAGTATCGCCATCCCCATCGGCATAGCTGTGGGCTGGTCACGCATTATTTACGAACAGATGAATCCGCTGATCGAGATCCTGCGGCCCATCCCGCCGCTGGCGTGGATCCCGCTCAGTATTCTCTGGTTCGGCATTGGCGATGGGCAAAACCAATTCATCATTTTCCTCGGTATATTTTTCCCCCTGCTGCTCAACACCATCGCAGGCGTCGCTAGTATCGAGACCAACCTGATTCGCGCAGCGCGGTGCCTCGGTGCAAGCGAAGCGAAGGTGCTGCTGCGAGTGGTCCTGAACGCCGCCCTTCCGCACATCGTAACGGGCATGCGCGTCGGCATCGGAGTCGGCTGGATGGCCTTGGTCGCAGCCGAAATCGTCGGTGCCACTTCCGGGCTCGGCTTCCTGATCAATGACGCTCGTACCCTGTTGCGCACGGACATCATTGCAGTAGGCATGCTGACGATCGGGATCATCGGTCTGCTGATCGACCTGGTAGTGCGAACACTGAGCGATATATTCCTGCCCTGGGTTCAGCAACGCGCCGATGACTAACTCAAGGAACATGCGCACATGACCACACTGACACTGTCCAATATTTCCAAGCTCTATCCAGCACGCGCCGGCGCCGACCCGCTGCTTGCCGTGGACGACGTGTCGTTCCGGGTCACCCAGGACGAGTTCTGCTCGATCCTGGGGAGCAGCGGCTGCGGCAAGACCACACTGCTCAAGATGATTGCCGGCTTCGAGAAACCAACTCAGGGCGAGATCCACGTAGGCGATTCAAGGGTCCGTGGGCCAGACTGGCGACGGACGGTCGTCTTCCAGGACTACGCACTCTTCCCCTGGATGACCGCCGAACGGAACATCGGCTTCGGCCTGGAAATGAAGGGGGTTCCGAAGCGTGAACGCGATCACATCATAAAGGAGCATATTGAATTGGTCGGCCTCCAAGGCTTCGAGAATGTCTACCCGCACCAGCTCTCCGGCGGCATGAAACAGCGTGTCGCCGTCGCCCGCGGCCTGGCGGTGGACCCGGACGTGCTACTTATGGACGAACCCTTCGCCGCTCTGGACGCCCAGAATCGGGAACTGATGCAGAACGAAATGCTGCGCATCTGGGAGTCGGAGCGCAAGATGGTCGTTCTGGTCACCCACAGCATCGACGAGGCGATCCGCCTCTCGGACAGAATCATCGTCATGACCAAGGGCCCAGGGCGCATTCAGGAAGAGATCAAGGTCAATGCGCCTAGACCGCGCCTTGAGGATGACCCGGAGGTGATGGCCCTGAAACGGCGAATTCGCGGACTCCTCGAGGGTAACGTTACCGAGGCCGCCTGATCGCCTCGGTGAGAGCATCGCCCCGAAATCTGACTGGAGAGAGAACTAGCCATGCGACTGGACGGATGTGTCGCCCTAATCACGGGCGCGGGCCGCGGCATCGGCCGAACGATTGCCGAACGATTTGCCGCGGAGGGCGCCCGAGTCGCCTTGGCTGATCTCAACGAGCAGGATCTGGAGACAGCCGCACACGCAATCGAAGACGCAGGCGGCGAAGCAATGACTATGGTGATGAACGTCACCGACGAAATTTCGGTCGCCACCGGCGTCGACTCGGTGATCGAGCGTTGGGAGCGGCTCGACGTGGCGATTCCGAATGCGGGTATACAACACCTGGCCCCTATCCACGAGGTGGAGTTGTCCGATTGGCACCGGGTGCTCTCAGTGCATCTGGATGGCGCATTCCTTGTCACCCGCGCCTCGCTTCGCCACATGTACCAACAGGGCAGGGGCAGCCTAATATACATGGGCTCGGTCCACTCCAAGGAGGCATCTGTCCAGAAAGGACCTTATGTGGTTGCAAAACATGGCGTCCTTGGCCTTTGCCGCACAGTTGCCAAGGAGGGAGCCGCCCATGGCGTTCGTGCTAATACCATCTGCCCCGGCTTCGTGCGGACCGAGTTGCTCGAACGTCAGCTACCTGATCTGGCGCGTACCCACGGGATTACCGAAGAGGAAGTGATCCAGAACATCTTCCTGAGCCACACCGTGAATGGTGAATTCGTCACTCAGGAAGATCTGGCGGAGATGGCGGTAGCCTTGGCCGCTTTCCCAACCAACGCCCTTACCGGTCAATCCATCATTGTCAGCCACGGCTGGCACATGGCGTAAGACAAGTATGCCGCCATGTTTTCCTAGGTTGAATACGGAACGCCTGTCTTGCCGGATGCGCGCTTCGCAGAAGCGAAATAGGAAACTCCCAGCTGGCACTTTGCCATGACTAATCTCGGCCAAGCCCGGCACTACCAAATAATGTCGCAATTGACCCTTTCGCTATCTGCTCAACGGTTGGGCACAACTTCACTTCGCCCGCGCTAGACTGTCGACTTGCATTGTTTCGAGATGAGGTAAGGTCATTGAACTGAGGAATAGTTCTCACCGAAAACAAAGATGGCTAGACATGTTTGAAAGGCTGGGCACTGTACGCTTAGAGTCTTATTAGGCTCGAAGTTCGACGGTAATCCTCGCAGTAATCGGTTATCCGTGACTTATCGTTTTCGATGGGTGTCGTCATGGAGCCCATAAGCAATCCTAACATCGCCAGCCAGTGCACGCGGTCGCCGAGATTAGCTACCCCCCTAATTGCGCAGGCCCACGGTTACGTTGCCCCGCTTGAGGCGCAATCTCCGGGCATTTACGCATGCTCCGTATTTCTAGATTGTGGTAACGATGTCAAAAGGCTTGGGATTGGCGTAAAGCTCGAATGTGCTAGTCACTCCTGGCCAATAACATTGTGTGGGACGTTCGGCTGAATACTCTCTTCCGTGGGCTAACTGTGATGTCTCACCGGGTTTTCCATGGGGCCTCTCCGAGGGATGCTGAGTTTGAGGACCTAGCAACCCAGAGGAGAATGACCCCGTGGACGTCCATCAGAATGCCGTGGTTACGCCCAAGGGTCGAGAGACCATGGTGTATCGAGTCCTTACCCTCGATTGGAGCTATCGGCGGTAGCGCAAGCCCATGGCGTCGATCCGAAGACCGTCAGGCGCTGGGTGAAACGCTATGAGAGCGAGGGCTTTCCAGGGCTTTGCGCTCGCTCCTCACGGCCCCGCCGTCAGCCTCAGCGTACCTCTGATGCTGTGGAGGCCACTGCCATCGAGTGGCGCCATCGGCGTTGGACAATGACTCACATCGCCGAGCGCGTCGGCGTCTCACGCGCCCCGGTCTCACGGATTCTGCGGCGTCATGGGCTGAACCGGATGTCGATGCTGGAGAGACCAGAGCCCCTGCGGCGCTAGGAGGCTGAACGCTTTATCCAGACCGCGCTGCACGAGTGGGCGTATGCGCACTGCTACAGCAGTTCCAATGAACGCTCTGAGCACTTACGGCGCTGCCTACATGACTACAACTGGCATCGTCGTCACGGTAGTCTCAAAGGTAAGACACCCATCAGCACCCTCGGACTAACCGGGGACAACCTCCTGAGACGCCACAAAGGCTTCCCTCCAACAGAAACTCCTCTGTTTGAAGTTCCTGTAGGGACTTCGCTCCGTCATCAGCGCTCAATGATGGTAGAGAAAACCCCACCAAGATGAGAATGGTCATCAGGGTTTTCACATATAGCTCCTGAGGTACACAACAGTGAGTGGATCGCCGGCACGATGATTGAATCATCTTGCCGGCCTCATAGCAGCGGACCAGCTACGCGGCGGACGAGACAAGTAATCATCTTCTCAGCAGGTTATCGCGAACACAGGATGAGATACCAACCGGTCATTTGACGTCCATCTTTGACACCCGCTCAAAGCCGGACGTACGCGGATGCCAAGGGAATCTCTGCAACGGGTCGGTCGCGCCTGTCCGACTGCCTCCATTGCTTGGCCAACTACTGACAATCCCCACGTAGGTCGGCCGGTGTTCGGTCAGTTTGAGGACATCGTCGAGTCCTGGCTCAGTAAACCAGCTCGTCATCGGCGCACATGAATGCGTATTGGCTCCAATGAAGTGTGTCATCAAGTGTCGTATCAGATGCGCTAACGTGGCAGCTTACGTTGAGTTGGAGATAGGAGAGTCCATTGGAAGGGCAAAGAACAGTGAGCGATATCGAGACTGAATGGACGGTATTGGCGGGTAAGGCGCTGCATGCGTCGGGTTTTTGGCTCGAATTCCACGGTAACCCGCGGAGCAATCAGTTCTCCGTTACTCACCATGTCGCGGGGGCGGCCCTGAAGCCTCTGGAGGTGGTTCGGTTGATCCGCTTGGGCACCGAACTCTACCGTGAACACACGGCGCCGTTGCAGGACAAAGAGTCCACAAGGTCGACTGAAGGTACGCCTACTCGCCAACATCAACTAAGTCCATAAGCACAGAGGAGTTATTCACTTCGCTAGTGTGGCGCGGCTGATGCAGTTAGGTGCTATTTCGCCCCGTCCGCCGCTTTCCTGAACTCCCCGCAGGCGATCTCTAGACAGATTAGTCCGGCTCCGGCGTCAGCAGACCATAGTCGGCCAACCTCGCCGCAGCCTCCGGCTGCTGCAGAAACTCGGCGAAGGCCGTCGCCATCGCGCTGTCAGCGTTGATAACCAGCACCCGGTACTCCAGCGGCTCGTGGCTTTCCGGGGCGATGAGTAGGGCGATGCCCCGCCGCCGCTCCTGGTGACGCAGGGCGAGATGGGCCGGCACCAGGCCGGCCCGTGCGGTACCACCGGTGACGTAGCGCATGGCCTGGGCGGCGTCATCTGCGACAACGAGATGGGGCTGGATGGCGGCCCATACGCCAGCCTCCAGCAATGCCTCACGGGCCGCACGCCCATGGGGTGCATGATCGGGGTCCGCGATCACGAAACGGCCCAGACGGCCCGCATCCATGGCCTGGGCCAGCGCCGACAGGCCGTCATTGGCCCGGAGCGCTGCACCTGCCGGAACAAAATAGGCCAGCTCGCCCAGGGCGATCACGTTACCGATGTCCGCGGCCAGGCCCTGGTCGGTCAGCCACTGGGCATGCTCGGCATCCGCAGCGATGTAGACATCCGCCGGCATGCCGGCGGCAATCCGGCGTGCGAGCTTGCCGGAGGCGCCGAATTCAATCCGGACACGCGCATTGCCGTTGTCGCGCTGAAAGTGCGCCACCAGATCATGCAGCACCGGGTCCAGCCCCCCCGCCGCCATGACGCGCATGGCCTGTTGGGCGTGGGCCGGTAGCGCCAGCCCGGCGGCGATGATGAGCGTGACAAAAATCCGGTAACACTGTCGCACGCTATTGCCCCCTGAAGTCGCCCTGCGAGCGTGATGCCGGCCATCAACTGTGAGCCGTTAGACGGTTCGCCGCCCCGCTGCGTGTTACTTTTTGCAAATAACCGCACTACGAGGGCCGTGATGGTGCTTCGACGACTCGCCCTGCTGTCGGCGCTGCTGCCTGCCTGCGTCGCCGCCCATGGCAGCACCCTGCATTTACAGATTATCGGCAGCGACGGCGCGGCGCTTGAGCATGCAGTGGCCTATTTCGATGTGGAAAGCGGCACGGC
This genomic window contains:
- a CDS encoding ABC transporter ATP-binding protein — protein: MTTLTLSNISKLYPARAGADPLLAVDDVSFRVTQDEFCSILGSSGCGKTTLLKMIAGFEKPTQGEIHVGDSRVRGPDWRRTVVFQDYALFPWMTAERNIGFGLEMKGVPKRERDHIIKEHIELVGLQGFENVYPHQLSGGMKQRVAVARGLAVDPDVLLMDEPFAALDAQNRELMQNEMLRIWESERKMVVLVTHSIDEAIRLSDRIIVMTKGPGRIQEEIKVNAPRPRLEDDPEVMALKRRIRGLLEGNVTEAA
- the modA gene encoding molybdate ABC transporter substrate-binding protein, translated to MRQCYRIFVTLIIAAGLALPAHAQQAMRVMAAGGLDPVLHDLVAHFQRDNGNARVRIEFGASGKLARRIAAGMPADVYIAADAEHAQWLTDQGLAADIGNVIALGELAYFVPAGAALRANDGLSALAQAMDAGRLGRFVIADPDHAPHGRAAREALLEAGVWAAIQPHLVVADDAAQAMRYVTGGTARAGLVPAHLALRHQERRRGIALLIAPESHEPLEYRVLVINADSAMATAFAEFLQQPEAAARLADYGLLTPEPD
- a CDS encoding helix-turn-helix domain-containing protein, translating into MELSAVAQAHGVDPKTVRRWVKRYESEGFPGLCARSSRPRRQPQRTSDAVEATAIEWRHRRWTMTHIAERVGVSRAPVSRILRRHGLNRMSMLERPEPLRR
- a CDS encoding 3-hydroxybutyrate dehydrogenase, with product MRLDGCVALITGAGRGIGRTIAERFAAEGARVALADLNEQDLETAAHAIEDAGGEAMTMVMNVTDEISVATGVDSVIERWERLDVAIPNAGIQHLAPIHEVELSDWHRVLSVHLDGAFLVTRASLRHMYQQGRGSLIYMGSVHSKEASVQKGPYVVAKHGVLGLCRTVAKEGAAHGVRANTICPGFVRTELLERQLPDLARTHGITEEEVIQNIFLSHTVNGEFVTQEDLAEMAVALAAFPTNALTGQSIIVSHGWHMA
- a CDS encoding ABC transporter permease, whose product is MAQSITDATRNAPRSNPLLRGVINTLLFLRRLTLLITLILVWEVVAGHLLTGHTALLMPAPSEIVTAAWNLISSGRLLDHSLASLKRVGVALLYASIAIPIGIAVGWSRIIYEQMNPLIEILRPIPPLAWIPLSILWFGIGDGQNQFIIFLGIFFPLLLNTIAGVASIETNLIRAARCLGASEAKVLLRVVLNAALPHIVTGMRVGIGVGWMALVAAEIVGATSGLGFLINDARTLLRTDIIAVGMLTIGIIGLLIDLVVRTLSDIFLPWVQQRADD